In Luteitalea sp. TBR-22, one genomic interval encodes:
- a CDS encoding Smr/MutS family protein: MAFAVGEQVLVVSLNRRGAIVEARGQAWRVLVGGLTITCRSDDLRAIAPASKARRGRVSSAAPPPASSDAPRSTSSDARSSIDLHGLTTIDAREALLRHLDVALRSGDTLVEVVHGIGTGRVRAAVMAAVKGLPSVRSVRPHPTNKGVLLIDL, from the coding sequence ATGGCGTTCGCCGTCGGGGAACAGGTGCTGGTCGTCTCGCTCAATCGCCGCGGGGCGATCGTCGAGGCGCGAGGGCAGGCCTGGCGCGTGCTGGTCGGCGGCCTCACCATCACCTGTCGAAGCGATGACCTGCGCGCCATTGCCCCGGCCTCGAAGGCACGCCGCGGCCGTGTCTCGTCGGCGGCTCCACCCCCGGCGTCGTCGGACGCGCCCCGTTCGACGTCGAGCGACGCGCGTTCGTCCATCGATCTGCACGGCCTCACGACCATCGACGCGCGCGAGGCGCTGCTCAGGCACCTCGACGTGGCCCTCCGGTCAGGCGACACCCTCGTCGAGGTCGTACACGGGATTGGCACCGGCCGCGTCCGTGCCGCCGTCATGGCTGCCGTGAAGGGCCTTCCGTCGGTGCGGTCGGTGCGACCGCATCCCACCAACAAGGGCGTGCTGCTGATCGACCTGTAG
- the metK gene encoding methionine adenosyltransferase, with the protein MTPYPDHMFFTSESVAEGHPDKFCDQVSDAVLDECLRQDPDARVACECYVTMGALIIGGEITSTALFDPADVARQVGNAIGYSSPEYGFDVNTAAILRTIHAQSPDIARGVMQAGGQIGAGDQGLMFGYACSQTPELMPLPIQLAHRLATRLADVRKRKELPYLGPDGKTQVTVEYQGGKPLRVDHVVIAASHTAAVVTRDGTHTTDEAKQEIVDQVVRPVIGGLLDERTTIVVNGTGKFLVSGPQGDTGLTGRKIIVDTYGGWSVHGGGAFSGKDATKVDRSAGYMTRYIAKNIVAAGLADQCLVQVGYCIGVVDPVSVMVHTYGTGTIGDDALAAVVRQVFPLSPRGIIDHLHLREPVYAKTAAYGHFGRNGFTWEHIDATDELLAKARSA; encoded by the coding sequence ATGACGCCCTACCCGGACCACATGTTCTTCACCTCGGAGTCGGTCGCCGAGGGGCACCCGGACAAGTTCTGCGACCAGGTGTCGGACGCCGTGCTCGACGAGTGCCTGCGGCAGGACCCGGACGCCCGCGTCGCGTGCGAGTGCTACGTGACCATGGGCGCCCTGATCATCGGCGGCGAGATCACGAGCACTGCGCTCTTCGACCCGGCCGACGTCGCACGACAGGTCGGCAACGCCATCGGGTACTCGTCGCCGGAGTACGGCTTCGACGTCAACACGGCCGCCATCCTGCGCACCATCCACGCCCAGTCGCCGGACATCGCGCGCGGCGTGATGCAGGCAGGCGGGCAGATCGGCGCCGGCGATCAGGGCCTGATGTTCGGGTACGCCTGCTCGCAGACGCCCGAGCTGATGCCGTTGCCGATCCAGTTGGCCCACCGCCTGGCGACGCGGCTGGCCGACGTGCGCAAGCGCAAGGAGTTGCCGTACCTCGGCCCCGACGGCAAGACGCAGGTGACCGTGGAGTACCAGGGCGGCAAGCCGCTGCGTGTCGACCACGTGGTGATCGCTGCCTCGCACACGGCGGCCGTGGTCACCCGGGACGGCACCCACACCACCGACGAGGCCAAGCAGGAGATCGTCGACCAGGTCGTCCGGCCCGTGATCGGCGGTCTGCTCGACGAGCGGACGACGATCGTCGTCAACGGGACGGGCAAGTTCCTGGTGAGCGGCCCGCAGGGCGATACCGGGCTGACCGGCCGCAAGATCATCGTCGACACCTACGGCGGTTGGTCGGTGCACGGCGGCGGCGCCTTCAGCGGCAAGGACGCGACCAAGGTCGATCGGTCCGCCGGTTACATGACCCGCTACATCGCCAAGAACATCGTCGCGGCCGGCCTGGCCGATCAGTGCCTCGTGCAGGTCGGCTACTGCATCGGCGTGGTCGACCCGGTCTCGGTGATGGTCCACACCTACGGCACCGGCACGATCGGCGACGACGCGCTGGCCGCGGTGGTGCGGCAGGTGTTTCCCCTGTCGCCGCGGGGAATCATCGACCACCTGCACCTCAGGGAACCCGTGTACGCGAAGACCGCAGCCTACGGCCACTTCGGGCGGAACGGGTTCACGTGGGAACACATCGACGCGACCGACGAACTGCTGGCCAAGGCACGGTCGGCATGA
- a CDS encoding aconitase X swivel domain-containing protein: METIVLTGIARSKGKAAGEALVNRQRIGWAFNHVGNEDGMVMAPGADTQGQIVTGKIFVYPTTAGSTSGAFSLYYKCKVSHHGPAGLICQQVHYIDINGAIAGEIPAVDTFDKDPVATIKTGDWVEIDAPEVGEKATVTITRKG, translated from the coding sequence ATGGAGACAATCGTCCTGACCGGCATTGCACGGTCAAAGGGTAAGGCGGCCGGAGAAGCGCTGGTCAATCGGCAGCGCATTGGCTGGGCCTTCAACCACGTCGGCAACGAGGACGGCATGGTGATGGCGCCAGGCGCCGACACTCAGGGCCAGATCGTCACCGGCAAGATCTTCGTCTACCCCACCACCGCCGGCTCCACCAGCGGCGCCTTCAGCCTGTACTACAAGTGCAAGGTCTCGCACCACGGCCCCGCCGGCCTCATCTGCCAGCAGGTGCACTACATCGACATCAACGGCGCCATCGCCGGTGAGATTCCCGCCGTCGACACGTTCGACAAGGACCCGGTTGCGACGATCAAGACCGGCGACTGGGTCGAGATCGACGCGCCCGAGGTCGGTGAGAAGGCCACCGTGACCATCACCCGCAAGGGCTAG
- a CDS encoding bile acid:sodium symporter family protein, which produces MNSYLEHALHPVILIYVVSGMLALGLGQTVGQILGPLRNLRLTLSAVVASYVIMPALAAVLARQFGLDTDLRYGLVLMMMAAGAEVGPLLTGISRANVRLAGGLLVLSIGITIVYLPLMLGVFLPDAHVPVGHLLVKLGLTIVAPLTLGLVIRAYWEKVAHACEGYLHQISRIFVLLLTGIVLLLYYERIIGLIGTYANLAAIICILGGFAIGYLLGGPDPGSRLAMGYMHGARSASIAVMVAADVFGDRPGVMLMIAVMTLFILVILIPLSSLLKLAPGATSQPATQH; this is translated from the coding sequence ATGAACTCATACCTCGAACACGCGCTGCACCCGGTGATCCTGATCTACGTGGTCAGCGGCATGCTGGCGCTCGGCCTGGGACAGACCGTCGGCCAGATCCTCGGTCCGTTGCGGAACCTGCGACTGACGCTTTCAGCCGTCGTCGCCAGCTACGTGATCATGCCGGCCCTGGCCGCCGTGCTGGCGCGCCAGTTCGGGCTCGACACGGACCTGCGGTACGGGCTGGTGCTGATGATGATGGCGGCCGGCGCCGAGGTCGGCCCGCTGCTCACCGGCATCTCCAGGGCCAACGTCAGGCTCGCGGGCGGGCTGCTGGTGCTGTCGATCGGCATCACGATCGTCTACCTGCCGCTGATGCTCGGGGTGTTCCTCCCCGATGCCCACGTGCCGGTCGGACACCTGCTCGTCAAGCTGGGCCTGACCATCGTGGCGCCGCTGACCCTCGGCCTCGTGATCAGGGCCTACTGGGAGAAGGTCGCGCACGCGTGCGAGGGATACCTGCACCAGATCTCGCGCATCTTCGTCCTGCTGCTGACCGGCATCGTGCTGCTGCTGTACTACGAGCGCATCATCGGCCTGATCGGCACCTACGCCAACCTGGCGGCGATCATCTGCATCCTCGGCGGCTTCGCCATCGGCTACCTGCTCGGCGGGCCCGATCCCGGCAGCCGCCTGGCGATGGGCTACATGCACGGCGCGCGCAGCGCCAGCATCGCCGTCATGGTCGCCGCCGACGTGTTCGGCGACCGGCCCGGCGTGATGCTGATGATCGCGGTCATGACGCTGTTCATCCTCGTGATCCTCATCCCACTCTCCTCGCTGCTGAAGCTCGCGCCAGGCGCGACGAGCCAGCCTGCGACCCAGCACTGA
- a CDS encoding aconitase X encodes MTLTQYQQEMLDGKHGEAKQFCMDKLLDFGKAVEATEMVDLVLTLNCCPIYVKDRMEPERLKKLNEYDLGHSPLYDPLFAMKDAHVHDESGTECGNDPYMMQLDKAHELDAAPNGKPWNFELPGKGSFKLDKEMVAGFQAGYDKLTEHGWLPWLSCNPYLNTRIPKMGEYAASSESSAACYINTILGARTNREAAINTIYCAYTGCLPKYGSHLDENRAAKCIVELTDEVRDNIKGMADWGALGACIAEKAGNRIMAVLNLPKKMGPGATKNLISCASPGMNDPMLHLMGYTPESPTLEAAFKGNMPKNPERYVVTMEDVVEMYRHLNAISPAPGPEKAKPVDIVVFGCPHATWDEVREVARLVKGRKVKEGVKLWVQTDTPTYFMAQHYGDTKAIEDAGGHIFHQTCIAMSPIRHYPKDTVIATDSFKYVKLGGGFGPKWIYGNPEALVNAAVTGVFTPTARWEYWSKPRKERLDSEKERPLYQGTRPMVD; translated from the coding sequence ATGACCCTCACGCAGTACCAGCAGGAGATGCTGGATGGCAAGCATGGCGAGGCCAAGCAGTTCTGCATGGACAAGCTGCTCGACTTCGGCAAGGCCGTGGAGGCCACCGAGATGGTGGACCTCGTGCTGACGCTGAACTGCTGCCCCATCTACGTCAAGGACCGGATGGAGCCCGAGCGCCTCAAGAAGCTGAACGAGTACGACCTCGGACACAGCCCGCTCTACGACCCGCTCTTCGCGATGAAGGACGCGCACGTCCACGACGAGTCCGGCACCGAGTGCGGCAACGACCCGTACATGATGCAGTTGGACAAGGCCCACGAGCTCGACGCGGCGCCCAATGGCAAGCCGTGGAACTTCGAACTCCCCGGCAAGGGGAGCTTCAAGCTCGACAAGGAGATGGTCGCCGGCTTCCAGGCGGGCTACGACAAGCTCACCGAGCACGGCTGGCTGCCCTGGCTCTCGTGCAACCCGTACCTCAACACGCGCATCCCCAAGATGGGCGAGTACGCGGCCAGCTCCGAGTCGAGCGCCGCGTGCTACATCAACACGATCCTCGGCGCCCGGACCAACCGCGAAGCCGCCATCAACACGATCTACTGCGCCTACACCGGCTGCCTGCCCAAGTACGGCAGCCACCTCGATGAGAATCGCGCCGCCAAGTGCATCGTCGAACTGACCGACGAGGTGCGCGACAACATCAAGGGGATGGCCGACTGGGGCGCCCTCGGCGCCTGCATCGCCGAGAAGGCCGGCAACCGGATCATGGCCGTGCTGAACCTGCCCAAGAAGATGGGCCCCGGCGCGACCAAGAACCTGATCTCGTGCGCCTCGCCGGGCATGAACGACCCGATGCTGCACCTGATGGGCTACACGCCGGAGTCGCCGACGCTGGAAGCCGCCTTCAAGGGCAACATGCCGAAGAACCCCGAGCGCTACGTCGTGACGATGGAAGACGTCGTCGAGATGTACCGCCACCTCAACGCGATCTCGCCGGCCCCCGGCCCGGAGAAGGCCAAGCCGGTGGACATCGTCGTCTTCGGCTGCCCGCACGCGACCTGGGACGAGGTCCGCGAGGTGGCGCGCCTGGTCAAGGGCAGGAAGGTGAAGGAAGGCGTGAAGCTGTGGGTGCAGACCGACACGCCCACCTACTTCATGGCACAGCACTACGGCGACACCAAGGCGATCGAGGACGCCGGTGGCCACATCTTCCACCAGACGTGCATCGCGATGTCGCCGATCCGCCACTACCCGAAGGACACGGTCATCGCCACCGACAGCTTCAAGTACGTGAAGCTGGGCGGCGGCTTCGGGCCGAAGTGGATCTACGGCAACCCCGAGGCGCTGGTCAACGCGGCCGTCACCGGCGTGTTCACGCCGACCGCGCGTTGGGAGTACTGGAGCAAGCCGCGCAAGGAGCGGCTCGACAGCGAGAAGGAGCGCCCGCTGTACCAGGGCACCCGCCCGATGGTCGACTAG
- a CDS encoding NifU family protein, which produces MITITDIALEKIAESRKRLQAPVKGLRVLAVPRSPLRADFGLRFVPAEEPASPTDIVQRVEGIDVYITQESAPYLEDATIDFVFRIVGSDFEVVTGLRRLDTPEGAIAERIQEAIEQEVNPSLATHGGESRLIDFRDGVVFLELSGGCQGCSMAGATLKDGIETSLKRRVPEVREVRDVTRHANGRTPYYQ; this is translated from the coding sequence ATGATCACCATCACCGACATCGCCCTCGAGAAGATTGCCGAATCCAGGAAGCGCCTGCAGGCCCCGGTCAAGGGACTGCGGGTGCTGGCCGTGCCGCGCTCGCCGCTGCGCGCGGACTTCGGGCTGCGGTTCGTGCCCGCGGAAGAACCGGCCTCGCCCACCGACATCGTCCAGCGCGTCGAGGGAATCGACGTGTACATCACGCAGGAGAGCGCTCCCTACCTCGAAGACGCCACCATCGACTTCGTGTTCAGGATCGTCGGCAGCGACTTCGAGGTCGTGACCGGCCTGCGGCGGCTCGACACTCCGGAAGGCGCGATCGCCGAACGCATCCAGGAGGCGATCGAGCAGGAGGTCAACCCGTCGCTGGCCACGCATGGCGGCGAGTCGAGGCTGATCGACTTCAGGGACGGCGTCGTGTTCCTCGAGCTGTCTGGCGGTTGCCAGGGCTGCAGCATGGCAGGCGCCACGTTGAAGGACGGCATCGAGACGTCCCTGAAGCGACGCGTGCCGGAGGTGCGGGAGGTCCGCGACGTCACCAGGCACGCCAACGGCCGGACCCCGTACTACCAGTGA
- a CDS encoding pyruvate formate lyase family protein, with the protein MTEISAQERAIAEGRKVLHGKASDRVLRMFDAIRAYGPPRVALERAVYFTESFKATEGQPLVLRWARALHHIAEHISVTILDDELIVGRPNTWLGRYSLVYPELDGTIIQAGAQAFIAAKGAPDAVTVTDDDKRIIDEVLFPYWNGKDFTPNFIKALPPETRHFTWGSDPANVGTTQTFVIVSTSTMRHSQNWVPDFAKMLTRGCKGLREEAQARLAALDDPRDLAFRKPFYEAAIITCDALSLLARRYSEEAAALAARATDPQRRKELEEIAAICAWVPENPARTFREAMQAQWFTQLFSRFEEMVGGQVNQGRMDQYLYPTYRKDLEEGRITPEDAQELFQCLWLNMMQSIESQMSPSAAKGREGFSHHETVTIGGQTPDGLDATNELSYLILESTRPLRSSYPELGVRIHAGTPDRFLHAVAETIKDGKGSPKMINDEFVVPWFLSNGIVKKEALDYAMSGCSESRLPNRETHKTGNAGINYGAVMEMTLRDGRMKIYDDEQFGLKTGDPRTFATYDDVWNAFRLQLENVTKHIMIQNYIAAGLKPRYIAAPLASTLHDLCMEAGRDLHTHADYIPGALDASCIDGLGGFATCIDSLAAIKHLIFDTKKLTWDQLLEALEVNWQGREAVRQLCLNAPKYGNGIEWVDAIGYRIQRTVMEYAHAHPRPHGQSANVRIIPITFHNPCGKVTMATPNGRPAGEYLSDGIVPSHGCDTKGPTVTLQSIARATCHIYKEHREDLLNMKIAPANVAGEEGTRRLMQLIRAWSSQKHAHIQFNVLSKQALLEAQKDPEKYRDLVVRVAGYCAYFTELSPSQQAEIIARTEQVN; encoded by the coding sequence GTGACTGAGATTTCGGCACAAGAACGGGCCATTGCCGAAGGCCGCAAGGTGCTGCACGGCAAGGCGAGCGACCGCGTCCTCAGGATGTTCGACGCCATCCGCGCCTACGGGCCACCTCGCGTCGCGCTCGAGCGGGCGGTGTACTTCACCGAATCGTTCAAGGCCACCGAGGGCCAGCCGCTGGTCCTGCGCTGGGCCAGGGCCCTGCACCACATCGCCGAGCACATCTCGGTGACGATCCTCGACGACGAGTTGATCGTCGGCCGGCCCAACACGTGGCTGGGTCGCTACTCGCTGGTGTATCCGGAACTCGATGGCACCATCATCCAGGCCGGCGCGCAGGCCTTCATCGCCGCCAAGGGTGCCCCCGACGCGGTCACCGTGACCGACGACGACAAGCGGATCATCGACGAAGTGCTGTTCCCGTACTGGAACGGCAAGGACTTCACCCCGAACTTCATCAAGGCCCTGCCGCCGGAGACCAGGCACTTCACCTGGGGCTCCGATCCGGCCAACGTCGGCACCACGCAGACCTTCGTCATCGTCTCGACGTCGACGATGCGGCATTCGCAGAACTGGGTGCCGGACTTCGCCAAGATGCTGACCCGCGGCTGCAAGGGGCTGCGCGAGGAAGCGCAGGCGCGCCTGGCGGCCCTCGACGACCCGCGCGACCTGGCCTTCCGCAAGCCGTTCTACGAGGCGGCGATCATCACCTGCGATGCCCTGAGCCTGCTCGCGCGGCGCTACTCCGAAGAGGCCGCCGCCCTGGCCGCACGCGCCACCGACCCGCAGCGCAGGAAGGAACTCGAGGAGATCGCCGCCATCTGCGCGTGGGTCCCGGAGAACCCGGCGCGGACCTTCCGCGAGGCGATGCAGGCGCAGTGGTTCACCCAGCTCTTCTCGCGCTTCGAGGAGATGGTCGGCGGGCAGGTCAACCAGGGCCGGATGGACCAGTACCTGTATCCCACCTACAGGAAGGACCTCGAGGAGGGCCGCATCACCCCGGAGGACGCCCAGGAGCTGTTCCAGTGCCTGTGGCTGAACATGATGCAGAGCATCGAGTCCCAGATGTCGCCGTCGGCGGCCAAGGGGCGCGAGGGCTTCTCGCATCACGAGACGGTGACCATCGGCGGCCAGACTCCCGACGGCCTCGACGCGACCAACGAGCTGTCCTACCTGATCCTCGAGTCGACGCGCCCGCTCCGCAGCAGCTACCCGGAACTGGGCGTGCGCATCCACGCCGGCACGCCCGACCGGTTCCTGCACGCGGTGGCCGAGACCATCAAGGACGGCAAGGGCTCGCCCAAGATGATCAACGACGAGTTCGTCGTGCCGTGGTTCCTGAGCAACGGGATCGTCAAGAAGGAAGCGCTTGATTACGCGATGTCCGGGTGCTCGGAGTCGCGTCTGCCCAACCGCGAGACCCACAAGACCGGGAACGCCGGCATCAACTACGGCGCGGTCATGGAGATGACGCTCCGTGACGGCCGGATGAAGATCTACGACGACGAGCAGTTCGGCCTGAAGACCGGCGACCCGCGGACCTTCGCGACCTACGACGATGTGTGGAATGCGTTCCGGCTGCAGCTGGAGAACGTCACCAAGCACATCATGATCCAGAACTACATCGCCGCGGGGCTCAAGCCGCGGTACATCGCGGCGCCACTGGCCTCCACCCTGCACGACCTGTGCATGGAAGCCGGTCGCGACCTGCACACACACGCCGACTACATCCCGGGGGCGCTCGACGCCTCGTGCATCGACGGCCTCGGCGGGTTCGCGACCTGCATCGACTCGCTGGCCGCCATCAAGCACCTGATCTTCGACACGAAGAAGCTCACCTGGGACCAGCTGCTCGAGGCGCTCGAGGTGAACTGGCAGGGCCGCGAGGCCGTCCGTCAGCTCTGCCTCAATGCGCCGAAGTACGGCAACGGCATCGAGTGGGTGGACGCGATCGGGTACCGCATCCAGCGGACGGTCATGGAGTACGCGCACGCGCATCCGCGGCCGCACGGCCAGAGCGCCAACGTGCGCATCATCCCGATCACCTTCCACAACCCGTGCGGCAAGGTGACCATGGCGACGCCGAACGGGCGGCCCGCCGGCGAGTACCTCTCCGACGGCATCGTCCCGTCGCACGGCTGCGACACCAAGGGCCCGACGGTCACGCTGCAGTCGATCGCCAGGGCGACCTGCCACATCTACAAGGAGCACCGCGAGGACCTGCTCAACATGAAGATCGCGCCCGCCAACGTCGCGGGCGAGGAAGGGACGCGACGGCTGATGCAGCTGATTCGCGCCTGGAGCAGCCAGAAGCACGCGCACATCCAGTTCAACGTCCTCAGCAAGCAGGCGCTGCTCGAGGCGCAGAAGGATCCCGAGAAGTATCGCGACCTGGTGGTGCGCGTGGCCGGCTACTGCGCGTACTTCACGGAGCTGTCGCCGTCGCAGCAGGCCGAGATCATCGCGCGGACCGAGCAGGTGAACTGA
- a CDS encoding 6-phosphofructokinase, whose amino-acid sequence MTTQRKRIALNCGGNYVPGLNAVVTGTVLAADELGWEVVGIRDGFDGLLAPERYPDGGLFTLTPAMAERLSPGGDAVLGNATRTDPFHVRQIDADSQIAEVDRSGDLIAAIEAQHVDAVISVVGPRALSILFRLHRQGLRTVCVPTSVENDVAATQLSFGFNSALSFTVDMLERVRQAAQGARRIGVVEVLGEHAGWLALQAGIAVCADAILIPEIPYDLAPVAARLRKKAEAGRAAGLVVVAQGARPRPGTEANADATVTDPLRAALSPGSTDQAGAYVIEAAGRASDAVARQLQRATDQTAEPLVLGQLVRGGAPTAVDRQLGLAYGAAAVRALQADRTGVLVTFQPPELQFVPLADAINRVRTVPAGSVFVKVARSLGISLGESEVA is encoded by the coding sequence ATGACGACACAACGCAAGCGCATCGCACTGAACTGCGGCGGCAACTACGTGCCAGGGCTCAATGCCGTGGTCACCGGCACGGTCCTGGCCGCAGACGAGCTCGGCTGGGAGGTGGTCGGCATCCGCGACGGGTTCGACGGCCTGCTGGCCCCCGAACGCTACCCGGATGGCGGTCTCTTCACGCTCACGCCGGCGATGGCCGAACGCCTGTCGCCGGGCGGCGACGCGGTGCTCGGCAACGCCACCCGCACCGACCCGTTCCACGTCCGCCAGATCGATGCCGACAGCCAGATCGCGGAGGTGGACCGTTCGGGCGACCTCATCGCGGCGATCGAGGCGCAGCACGTCGACGCGGTGATCTCCGTGGTCGGACCACGGGCGCTGAGCATCCTGTTCCGGCTGCATCGGCAGGGGCTCCGCACCGTGTGCGTGCCGACGTCGGTCGAGAACGACGTCGCCGCCACGCAGCTCTCGTTCGGGTTCAACAGCGCCCTGAGCTTCACCGTCGACATGCTCGAGCGCGTGCGGCAGGCGGCGCAGGGCGCGCGGCGGATCGGCGTCGTCGAGGTACTCGGCGAGCACGCCGGATGGCTCGCGCTGCAGGCGGGCATCGCGGTGTGCGCCGATGCCATCCTGATCCCCGAGATCCCGTACGACCTGGCGCCGGTCGCGGCGCGCTTGCGGAAGAAGGCGGAGGCAGGGCGCGCGGCCGGCCTCGTGGTCGTCGCGCAGGGCGCGAGACCGCGTCCCGGTACTGAGGCGAACGCCGACGCCACGGTGACAGACCCGTTGCGGGCCGCGCTGTCCCCCGGATCGACCGACCAGGCCGGCGCCTACGTCATCGAGGCGGCGGGGCGTGCGTCCGACGCGGTGGCGCGCCAGCTTCAGCGGGCCACCGACCAGACGGCCGAGCCCCTGGTGCTCGGCCAGTTGGTGCGCGGCGGGGCTCCCACCGCCGTCGACCGGCAGTTGGGCCTGGCGTACGGCGCCGCCGCCGTGCGGGCGCTGCAGGCCGACCGCACCGGCGTGCTGGTCACCTTCCAGCCACCCGAGCTGCAGTTCGTACCCCTCGCCGACGCCATCAACCGGGTGCGCACCGTGCCGGCAGGCAGCGTGTTCGTGAAGGTCGCCCGCTCGCTCGGCATCTCCCTCGGTGAAAGCGAGGTGGCGTGA
- a CDS encoding helix-turn-helix domain-containing protein, translating into MLPGCRIVDIVTNEFDELNECAAGWSLVHQPLKATCHSDAFLVMTPSLQVGHIAHSAAYTSQGQAPRGSVVMGIPLDQSRPMLQRGQVMDTQHPGLLSSGQGFECVCRAGARFLTVVLANDTLERYAADLWHEPRLVAQAPERLDFLSEAHRARFLDTCAQLLDIAHRDPAILTDGEAARILEAEVVQGLFLNARPPGPPREVPGRREVARRAYALLQESTDQVPSIRDLCAFTGASYSTLERGFLELYGMRPKALTTGLRLSRVRRTLRTPGLSATVTAVALRWGFVEFGRFSALYHQRYGELPSETLRRTHEQAFGVDASARQPWLPSPHVVLADRR; encoded by the coding sequence GTGCTTCCCGGCTGTCGAATCGTCGACATCGTCACCAACGAGTTCGACGAGTTGAACGAGTGTGCCGCCGGCTGGTCGCTGGTCCATCAGCCCCTGAAGGCGACCTGCCACAGCGACGCGTTCCTGGTCATGACGCCGTCGCTGCAGGTCGGGCACATCGCCCACTCGGCGGCGTATACCTCGCAGGGCCAGGCCCCCCGCGGCTCGGTCGTCATGGGAATTCCCCTCGACCAATCGCGTCCGATGCTGCAGCGGGGTCAGGTCATGGACACGCAGCATCCGGGGCTGCTCTCGAGCGGCCAGGGCTTCGAGTGCGTGTGTCGGGCGGGCGCCCGGTTCCTGACCGTGGTGCTGGCCAACGACACGCTGGAGCGGTACGCGGCGGACCTGTGGCACGAGCCGCGACTGGTCGCGCAGGCCCCGGAACGACTGGACTTCCTGAGCGAGGCGCACCGTGCGAGGTTCCTCGACACCTGTGCGCAGTTGCTCGACATCGCCCACCGCGACCCGGCCATCCTCACCGACGGCGAGGCGGCGCGGATCCTCGAGGCCGAAGTGGTCCAGGGTCTGTTCCTGAACGCGCGCCCGCCCGGCCCGCCACGCGAGGTGCCAGGGCGCCGCGAGGTGGCGCGTCGCGCCTATGCCTTGCTCCAGGAGAGCACCGACCAGGTGCCGTCGATTCGCGACCTGTGCGCCTTCACGGGCGCCAGCTACTCCACGCTGGAACGCGGCTTCCTCGAACTGTACGGGATGCGCCCGAAGGCCCTGACGACGGGGCTGCGGCTCTCGCGGGTGCGTCGCACCCTGCGCACGCCCGGCCTCTCGGCCACCGTCACCGCGGTGGCGCTCCGGTGGGGGTTCGTGGAGTTCGGGCGCTTCTCGGCGCTGTACCACCAGCGCTACGGCGAGTTGCCCAGCGAGACGCTGCGCCGGACCCACGAACAGGCATTCGGTGTCGATGCCTCCGCGCGCCAGCCCTGGCTCCCTTCGCCCCACGTCGTCCTCGCCGACCGACGCTGA
- the ligD gene encoding non-homologous end-joining DNA ligase, protein MITHPDKVLFPDDGITKGDVAAYYEAVAPVMLPHLRGRPITMERYPAGIGAKGFWQKDVSKGFPPWLERVEVAKKDGVVHHAVVDDLRALLWVANQNTITQHVWPARRPHLDRPDLCVFDLDPANDDDAAGVRTAALALRDLLGELGLRSWIKTTGSKGFHIVVPLDGKSTTGQAARFADAVGRLAVRLAPDTLTQEFAKADRGGRIYMDTGRNGYSATFAAPYTLRARRGAAVSAPCTWEEIEDGTVHPGSFTLRTMRDRMDAVGDPWADLQAGGQSLKGPVAAVRTRLSA, encoded by the coding sequence GTGATCACCCATCCGGACAAGGTGCTCTTCCCCGACGACGGGATCACCAAGGGCGACGTCGCGGCCTACTACGAAGCGGTGGCCCCGGTGATGCTGCCGCACCTGCGCGGCCGCCCGATCACGATGGAGCGCTACCCGGCCGGCATCGGCGCCAAGGGCTTCTGGCAGAAGGACGTGTCGAAGGGCTTCCCGCCCTGGCTGGAGCGCGTGGAGGTGGCCAAGAAGGACGGCGTCGTGCACCACGCCGTGGTCGACGACCTGCGAGCGCTCCTGTGGGTCGCCAACCAGAACACGATCACGCAGCACGTGTGGCCGGCGCGCCGGCCGCACCTCGATCGCCCCGACCTCTGCGTCTTCGACCTCGACCCGGCCAACGACGACGATGCGGCGGGCGTGCGAACGGCGGCGCTGGCGTTGCGCGACCTGCTCGGGGAACTCGGCTTGCGCTCCTGGATCAAGACCACCGGCTCCAAGGGCTTCCACATCGTCGTGCCGCTCGACGGCAAGAGCACGACGGGGCAGGCGGCGCGATTTGCCGATGCCGTGGGCCGGCTGGCCGTTCGCCTCGCGCCCGACACCCTGACGCAGGAGTTCGCCAAGGCCGATCGCGGCGGCCGGATCTACATGGACACGGGGCGCAACGGCTACAGCGCCACGTTTGCCGCGCCCTACACCCTCAGGGCCCGGCGGGGGGCGGCGGTGTCAGCGCCTTGCACGTGGGAGGAGATCGAGGACGGCACGGTGCATCCCGGGTCGTTCACGCTGCGGACGATGCGCGACCGGATGGATGCGGTCGGCGATCCGTGGGCCGACCTGCAGGCCGGCGGGCAGTCGCTGAAGGGGCCAGTGGCGGCCGTCAGAACCAGGCTGTCAGCCTAG